In Pseudomonas putida, a genomic segment contains:
- a CDS encoding amino acid ABC transporter permease: MIKHKKAQWPWHALTALVLVGLVFSLYLATSMISYEWRWNRVPQYFAYKAEEAQRAAGNGTVQEIVVSGDAARVTLKDENGDEQVLDVAKDSLQLSRGDDVAEGDQVGVTRHWAAGPLAWGLWTTLWISVVSGALGLLIGLAAGLCRLSNNPTLRDLSTVYVELVRGTPLLVQIFIFYFFIGTVLNLSREFAGVAALALFTGAYVAEIVRAGVQSIAKGQNEAARSLGLNAAQSMRHVILPQAFKRVLPPLAGQFISLVKDTSLVSVIAITELTKSGREAITTSFSTFEIWFCVAGLYLLINLPLSHLASRLERRLAQSD, from the coding sequence GTGATCAAACACAAGAAAGCCCAGTGGCCCTGGCATGCGCTGACCGCGCTGGTCCTGGTGGGCCTGGTGTTCAGCCTGTACCTGGCCACCTCGATGATTTCCTACGAGTGGCGCTGGAACCGCGTACCGCAGTATTTCGCCTACAAGGCCGAAGAAGCGCAGCGTGCGGCCGGTAATGGGACCGTACAGGAAATCGTCGTTTCCGGTGACGCCGCGCGTGTCACGCTCAAGGACGAAAACGGCGATGAGCAGGTGCTCGACGTGGCCAAGGACAGCCTGCAACTGAGCCGCGGCGACGACGTCGCCGAGGGCGACCAGGTCGGCGTGACCCGCCACTGGGCAGCCGGCCCGCTGGCCTGGGGCTTGTGGACGACCTTGTGGATTTCCGTGGTATCCGGGGCGCTGGGCCTGCTGATCGGCCTGGCAGCCGGTTTGTGCCGCCTGTCCAACAACCCGACCCTGCGCGATCTGTCGACGGTGTATGTCGAACTGGTGCGCGGCACGCCGCTGCTGGTGCAGATCTTCATCTTCTACTTCTTCATCGGCACCGTGCTCAACCTGTCCCGCGAGTTCGCCGGGGTGGCGGCGCTGGCGCTGTTCACCGGCGCTTACGTGGCCGAGATCGTGCGTGCTGGTGTGCAGTCGATCGCCAAGGGACAGAACGAGGCGGCCCGCTCGCTGGGCCTTAACGCCGCCCAGTCGATGCGCCACGTGATCCTGCCCCAGGCCTTCAAGCGCGTGCTGCCGCCGTTGGCCGGGCAGTTCATCAGCCTGGTCAAGGACACCTCGCTGGTCTCGGTGATCGCCATCACCGAACTGACCAAGAGCGGCCGTGAGGCTATCACCACCTCGTTCTCGACCTTCGAGATCTGGTTCTGCGTGGCAGGCTTGTACCTGCTGATCAACCTGCCGCTGTCGCACCTGGCCAGCCGGCTCGAGCGGAGGCTTGCGCAAAGTGATTGA
- a CDS encoding transporter substrate-binding domain-containing protein: MKKYLSRLLVGVTALVAVTAAQAGAIDDAVKRGTLRVGMDPTYMPFQMTNKRGEIIGFEVDILKAMAKSMGVKFEAVSTAYDGIIPALLTDKFDMIGSGMTLTQERNLRLNFSEPFIVVGQTLLIRKELAGEIKSYKDLNNEKYRITSKLGTTGEMVTKKLISKAKYHGYDNEPEAVMDLVNGKADAFVYDAPYNVVAVEKMGAGKLVFLDEPFTFEPLAFGLKKGDYDSINFINNFLHQIKHDGTYDRIHDKWFKNKDWLKEME; this comes from the coding sequence ATCAAGAAATACCTCTCGCGACTGCTGGTGGGCGTGACCGCCCTGGTCGCGGTTACGGCGGCCCAGGCCGGTGCCATCGACGATGCGGTCAAGCGCGGCACCCTGCGCGTCGGCATGGACCCGACCTACATGCCGTTCCAGATGACCAACAAGCGTGGCGAGATCATCGGCTTCGAAGTCGATATCCTCAAGGCCATGGCCAAGTCCATGGGCGTCAAGTTCGAGGCGGTGTCCACGGCCTATGACGGCATCATTCCGGCCCTGCTGACCGACAAGTTCGACATGATCGGCAGCGGCATGACCCTGACCCAGGAGCGCAACCTGCGCCTGAACTTCTCCGAGCCCTTCATCGTCGTTGGCCAGACCCTGCTGATCCGCAAGGAGCTGGCTGGCGAGATCAAGTCGTACAAGGACCTGAACAACGAGAAGTACCGCATCACCTCCAAGCTCGGCACCACCGGCGAGATGGTGACCAAGAAGCTGATCAGCAAAGCCAAGTACCACGGCTACGACAACGAGCCGGAAGCGGTGATGGACCTGGTCAACGGCAAGGCCGACGCTTTCGTCTACGATGCCCCCTACAACGTGGTGGCCGTGGAGAAGATGGGCGCCGGCAAGCTGGTGTTCCTCGACGAGCCATTCACCTTCGAGCCGCTGGCCTTCGGCCTGAAGAAGGGCGACTACGACAGCATCAACTTCATCAACAACTTCCTGCACCAGATCAAGCATGACGGGACCTACGATCGTATCCACGACAAGTGGTTCAAGAACAAGGACTGGCTGAAGGAAATGGAATAA
- the mdoH gene encoding glucans biosynthesis glucosyltransferase MdoH, producing the protein MSNSSARPESLGEYLAHLPLSDQQRAELASCTSFGELHQRLAANPAAAPAEAVQASVGARLTVGSAAELEDAEMLGVDGNGRLCLKIAPPIQRTRVVPEPWRTNILIRMWRRMTGRTNAPQPPKRELPPARWRTVGSIRRYILLTLMIGQTIVAGWYMKGILPYQGWSFVDLDEILSQSVWDTVVQVWPYALQTSILILFGILFCWVSAGFWTALMGFLELLTGRDKYRISGSSAGNEPIAPEARTALVMPICNEDVPRVFAGLRATFESVAASGNLDRFDFFVLSDTNDTDIAVAEQQAWLDVCRETKGFGRIFYRRRRRRVKRKSGNLDDFCRRWGGEYKYMVVLDADSVMSGECLSGLVRLMEANPEAGIIQTAPKASGMDTLYARMQQFATRVYGPLFTAGLHFWQLGESHYWGHNAIIRMKPFIEHCALAPLPGKGAFAGAILSHDFVEAALMRRAGWGVWIAYDLPGSYEELPPNLLDELKRDRRWCHGNLMNFRLFLVKGMHPVHRAVFLTGVMSYLSAPLWFLFLVLSTALLATNTLMEPQYFIEPYQLYPLWPQWHPEKAVALFSTTIVLLFLPKLLSVILIWAKGATEFGGRIKVTLSMLMEMLFSMLLAPVRMIFHTRFVLAAFLGWAATWNSPSRDDDSTPWSEAVRRHGPQTLLGFAWAGLVAWLNPSFLWWLAPIVGSLLLSIPVSVISSRVRLGLAAKDEKLFLIPEEYATPQELLATDQYAHENRWHALRDGFVRAVVDPRQNALACAMGTARHGQAAPIEALRAERVAKALEVGPQGLDLATRLALLSDPVALSRLHEQVWAGHHSAWIDAWRASIDSDPHSPLLPLHPENEGQPALVGA; encoded by the coding sequence ATGAGTAACTCAAGCGCAAGGCCGGAATCGCTTGGCGAATACCTGGCCCACCTCCCACTGAGCGATCAGCAGCGCGCGGAACTCGCCAGCTGCACCTCGTTCGGTGAGCTGCACCAACGCCTGGCGGCCAACCCGGCTGCCGCCCCCGCCGAGGCCGTGCAGGCCTCGGTCGGTGCGCGCCTGACCGTGGGCAGTGCCGCCGAGCTGGAAGACGCCGAAATGCTCGGCGTCGACGGCAACGGCCGGCTGTGCCTGAAGATCGCGCCGCCGATCCAGCGTACCCGGGTGGTCCCGGAGCCCTGGCGCACCAATATCCTGATCCGCATGTGGCGCCGCATGACCGGCCGCACCAACGCCCCGCAGCCGCCCAAGCGCGAGCTGCCGCCGGCGCGCTGGCGCACGGTCGGTTCGATCCGCCGCTACATCCTGCTGACCCTGATGATCGGCCAGACCATCGTCGCCGGCTGGTACATGAAGGGCATCCTGCCGTACCAGGGCTGGTCGTTCGTCGACCTCGACGAGATTCTCAGCCAGTCGGTCTGGGACACCGTGGTGCAGGTCTGGCCGTACGCCTTGCAGACGTCCATCCTGATCCTCTTCGGCATCCTCTTCTGCTGGGTTTCGGCGGGCTTCTGGACCGCCTTGATGGGCTTTCTCGAGTTGCTCACCGGGCGCGACAAGTACCGGATTTCCGGCAGCAGCGCGGGCAACGAGCCGATCGCACCCGAGGCGCGCACCGCGCTGGTGATGCCGATCTGCAACGAAGACGTGCCGCGGGTGTTCGCCGGCCTGCGGGCAACGTTCGAGTCGGTGGCTGCCAGCGGCAACCTCGACCGTTTCGACTTCTTCGTGCTCAGCGACACCAACGACACCGACATCGCCGTGGCCGAGCAACAGGCCTGGCTGGACGTGTGCCGCGAGACCAAGGGCTTCGGCCGCATCTTCTACCGCCGTCGCCGGCGCCGGGTGAAGCGCAAGAGCGGCAACCTCGACGACTTCTGCCGTCGCTGGGGTGGCGAGTACAAGTACATGGTCGTGCTCGACGCCGACAGCGTCATGAGTGGCGAATGCCTGAGCGGCCTGGTGCGCCTGATGGAGGCCAACCCGGAAGCCGGTATCATCCAGACCGCGCCGAAAGCGTCGGGCATGGACACCCTCTATGCGCGCATGCAGCAGTTCGCCACTCGCGTGTACGGCCCGCTGTTCACCGCCGGCCTGCACTTCTGGCAGTTGGGCGAGTCGCACTACTGGGGCCACAACGCGATCATTCGCATGAAGCCGTTCATCGAGCACTGCGCCCTCGCGCCGCTGCCAGGCAAGGGCGCATTCGCCGGCGCGATCCTTTCCCACGACTTCGTCGAAGCCGCGCTCATGCGCCGCGCCGGCTGGGGCGTGTGGATCGCCTACGACCTGCCGGGCAGCTATGAAGAACTGCCGCCCAACCTGCTCGACGAACTCAAGCGTGACCGGCGCTGGTGCCACGGCAACCTGATGAACTTCCGCCTGTTCCTGGTCAAGGGCATGCACCCGGTGCACCGCGCCGTGTTCCTTACCGGGGTGATGTCGTACCTGTCGGCGCCGTTGTGGTTCCTGTTCCTGGTGCTGTCGACCGCCTTGCTGGCGACCAACACGCTGATGGAGCCGCAGTACTTCATCGAGCCCTACCAGCTCTACCCGTTGTGGCCGCAGTGGCATCCGGAGAAAGCCGTGGCGCTGTTCTCCACCACCATCGTGCTGCTGTTCCTGCCCAAACTGCTCAGCGTCATCCTGATCTGGGCCAAGGGCGCGACGGAGTTCGGCGGGCGCATCAAGGTGACCCTGTCGATGCTGATGGAGATGCTGTTCTCCATGCTGCTGGCGCCGGTGCGGATGATCTTCCACACCCGCTTCGTGCTGGCCGCGTTCCTCGGCTGGGCGGCGACCTGGAACTCACCGAGCCGCGACGACGACTCGACGCCCTGGAGCGAAGCGGTGCGTCGCCATGGCCCACAGACCCTGCTGGGCTTCGCCTGGGCCGGACTGGTCGCGTGGTTGAACCCGAGCTTCCTATGGTGGCTGGCGCCGATCGTTGGCTCGCTGCTGCTGTCGATCCCGGTTTCGGTGATTTCCAGCCGCGTGCGCCTGGGCCTGGCGGCCAAGGACGAGAAGCTGTTCCTCATCCCCGAGGAGTACGCCACCCCGCAGGAGCTGCTGGCCACCGACCAGTATGCCCACGAAAACCGCTGGCACGCCCTGCGTGACGGCTTCGTGCGTGCTGTGGTCGACCCGCGGCAGAACGCCCTTGCCTGCGCCATGGGCACGGCACGACACGGCCAGGCCGCGCCGATCGAGGCCTTGCGCGCCGAGCGCGTGGCCAAGGCGCTGGAAGTCGGCCCGCAAGGGCTGGACCTGGCGACCCGGCTGGCGCTGCTGAGCGACCCGGTGGCCTTGTCGCGTCTGCACGAGCAGGTGTGGGCAGGGCATCACTCGGCCTGGATCGACGCCTGGCGGGCATCGATCGACAGCGATCCGCATTCGCCGCTGCTGCCGTTGCATCCGGAAAACGAAGGTCAGCCGGCGCTCGTCGGCGCCTGA